The proteins below come from a single Hippocampus zosterae strain Florida chromosome 5, ASM2543408v3, whole genome shotgun sequence genomic window:
- the LOC127600429 gene encoding potassium/sodium hyperpolarization-activated cyclic nucleotide-gated channel 3 isoform X2 has translation MDGVVGGAGTPSSAGGSGGDSLPRRNGADSKRRSKGSLPSPGYRLSQVSLEGEKASFGGDPAAPSGGRGRRLSIMSSGHPFRTAGTPTTPAPLAHPPPRSVGFAPSRPALASTSSSAGTGVMVVATGPETTTTTACNTTAAGTPETLGPSALAGFGLGLDGDDYSQSNQSTFIQRQFGAMLQPGVNKFSLRMFGSHKAVALEQERLKSAGAWIIHPYSDFRFYWDLLMLVLMMGNLIVLPVGITFFRDENTPSWIIFNVVSDTLFMVDLVLNFRTGIVKEDNTEILLDPRAIRQNYLKSWFLVDFVSSIPVDYIFLMVDSLDSEVYRTARALRIVRFTKILSLLRLLRLSRLIRYIHQWEEIFHMTYDLASAMVRIVNLIGMMLLLCHWDGCLQFLVPMLQDFPPDCWVSKNLMVNDTWGVQYSYALFKAMSHMLCIGYGAQAPEGMTDVWLTMLSMIVGATCYAMFIGHATALIQSLDSSRRQYQEKYKQVEQYMSFHKLPADVRQKIHEYYEHRFQGKMFDEENILGELSEPLKEEIVSFNCRSLVANMPLFANADPNFVTAVLTKLRFEVFQPADFIIREGTVGRKMYFIQHGRVSVLARGNKETKLSDGSYFGEICLLTRGRRTASVRADTYCRLYSLSVDSFNEVLEEHPMMRRAFETVAVDRLDRIGRKNSVLLRKSSQGGSLGGSMGRGGGRGGGGPGAGGGGLTAGSLGSCDSILVQQIVKHDSMPAMQDAIAAAAAGRSGVIGGSGAMSPRPRPVIWAPLVHAPLQTAAATSNVAIALMQQQQQQQQQLQQQQHPLGGTFFLPSPLISPSPSSTFPLSPPRAPVLQPLRPSVSSLIGMMTMSGMGGLSPRAFPASPSTAGPLGGLTSPPVAKTPPAAASSVPVQQGRTLHYNLRLQADYPSALGGAPGASTPPVPKMQGPLDSGTLVTNQQGAKEALLRHGGNGCQGLPALGRLTQEARLLSASQPTLPHRSWAGLQPHPALHRKASGGNLLAAPFLAGQLARGGSAGMLSSNPAVQPVANLTSNAPIQPAVYAQCAPHTNPPPISASPHMTSAASSPKQTPPSAVLSPAPTPSSPTPVPSQTPRPKPSPNAPSRSSSPPPCSTPPLAGSAPPSLVSTPRPKPIATPSPRSSSPSPSSTPPPSSVSTPVPLPQTFAPKSSLSSSLPSPAVGVSSAPPQGARVKPSNTPPTASPLSGPSPVPTPIPSPTLTQVGRTHPPTTPQTATPTLTSVFSPNPTQTLAPPSPPTSNPPRSKSPSPTSCLQPSVFSSARTPSSSQIPKPASPLPSNPGSVSTSSPTKVRFTVHPVKQTHPALIPSTTSALNRPAKSNAVSTKPPSLATTSPSGSAAAPAHPPKQNAATAVASGHPSKLQSPSQASTVPSTHTTAPANTPAKVGKNDPQLPVARKDSEGLRHKLPANM, from the exons ATggatggggtggtggggggtgcggGGACGCCCAGTAGCGCGGGAGGCTCCGGGGGTGACAGCCTCCCCCGACGTAACGGAGCCGATTCGAAGAGGCGCAGCAAGGGCAGCCTCCCCTCGCCGGGCTACAGGCTGTCCCAAGTGTCCCTAGAGGGCGAGAAGGCTTCTTTCGGGGGCgaccccgccgccccctcggGAGGACGCGGCCGCCGTCTCTCCATCATGAGCTCGGGCCACCCCTTCCGCACGGCAGGCACGCCGACCACCCCGGCGCCTCTCGCTCACCCTCCGCCCCGCTCGGTGGGATTCGCCCCCTCCCGTCCCGCCCTGGCCTCCACCTCCTCGTCGGCGGGCAcgggggtgatggtggtggcCACCGGACCGGAGACCACCACCACGACCGCGTGCAACACCACGGCGGCGGGGACGCCCGAGACGCTGGGACCGTCGGCGCTGGCCGGGTTCGGCCTGGGGCTGGACGGAGACGACTACAGCCAGTCCAACCAGAGCACCTTCATCCAGAGGCAGTTCGGAGCCATGCTGCAGCCCGGCGTCAACAAGTTTAGCCTGCGCATGTTCGGATCCCACAAGGCCGTGGCTCTGGAACAGGAACGACTCAAGTCGGCCGGAGCCTGGATCATACACCCCTACAGCGATTTCAG GTTCTACTGGGACCTGTTAATGCTGGTGTTGATGATGGGCAACTTGATCGTGCTGCCAGTGGGCATCACCTTCTTTCGTGACGAGAACACACCGTCGTGGATCATCTTCAACGTGGTGTCCGACACGCTCTTCATGGTCGACCTGGTCCTCAACTTCCGCACGGGCATCGTCAAGGAGGACAATACGGAAATACTGCTGGACCCCCG GGCCATCCGCCAGAACTACTTGAAGAGCTGGTTCCTGGTGGACTTTGTGTCCTCCATCCCTGTGGACTACATCTTCCTGATGGTGGACAGTCTGGACTCCGAGGTGTACCGGACGGCAAGGGCGTTGCGCATCGTCCGCTTCACCAAAATCCTCAGCCTGCTTCGGCTGCTGCGGCTCTCCAGACTCATACGCTACATCCACCAGTGGGAGGAG ATTTTCCACATGACGTACGACCTGGCCAGCGCCATGGTGAGAATCGTCAATCTGATCGGGATGATGCTTTTGCTGTGCCACTGGGACGGTTGCCTGCAGTTCCTGGTGCCCATGCTGCAGGACTTCCCGCCCGACTGCTGGGTCTCCAAGAACCTGATGGTG AACGACACGTGGGGCGTGCAGTACTCGTACGCCCTCTTCAAAGCCATGAGCCACATGCTGTGCATCGGCTACGGCGCCCAGGCCCCGGAGGGCATGACTGACGTGTGGCTCACCATGCTGAGTATGATCGTGGGAGCCACCTGCTACGCCATGTTCATCGGCCACGCCACCGCACTCATCCAGTCGTTGGATTCGTCACGGCGGCAATATCAGGAGAAG taCAAGCAGGTGGAGCAGTACATGTCCTTCCACAAGCTTCCCGCAGACGTGCGGCAAAAAATCCACGAGTACTATGAGCACCGCTTCCAAGGGAAAATGTTTGACGAggagaacatcctgggagagctcaGCGAGCCACTTAAAGAG GAGATCGTGAGCTTCAACTGCCGCAGCCTGGTGGCCAACATGCCTCTGTTCGCCAACGCCGACCCCAACTTTGTGACCGCCGTGCTCACCAAACTTCGCTTCGAGGTCTTCCAGCCGGCCGACTTCATCATCCGAGAAGGCACCGTCGGGAGGAAGATGTACTTCATCCAGCACGGCCGTGTCAGCGTGCTCGCCCGTGGCAACAAGGAGACCAAACTGAGCGACGGCTCTTACTTCGGAG AAATCTGTTTGTTGACTCGAGGGCGGAGGACGGCCAGCGTGCGTGCAGACACATATTGCCGTCTGTACTCTCTCAGTGTGGACAGCTTTAACGAGGTTCTGGAGGAGCACCCCATGATGAGGCGAGCCTTCGAGACCGTCGCTGTCGACCGATTGGACCGCATAG GCAGGAAGAACTCGGTGCTGCTACGGAAGTCATCTCAAGGAGGTTCGCTCGGGGGCAGTATGGGCCGTGGCGGCGGTCGGGGTGGCGGAGGTCCGGGAGCAGGTGGCGGGGGCCTGACAGCGGGCAGTCTGGGCTCCTGCGACAGCATTTTGGTCCAGCAGATCGTCAAGCACGACAGCATGCCGGCCATGCAGGACGCCATCGCGGCAGCCGCGGCGGGAAGAAGCGGCGTGATCGGCGGAAGTGGCGCAATGTCCCCCAGGCCCCGCCCCGTCATCTGGGCGCCACTGGTCCACGCCCCGCTGCAAACGGCCGCCGCCACCAGCAACGTGGCCATCGCCCTcatgcagcaacagcaacagcagcagcagcagctgcagcagcagcagcatccacTAGGGGGCACTTTCTTCCTGCCCTCGCCTCTTATCTCACCGTCACCCTCCTCGACGTTTCCGCTTTCGCCTCCTCGGGCTCCCGTTTTGCAACCCCTGCGCCCCTCGGTCAGCTCCCTCATCGGAATGATGACAATGAGCGGGATGGGAGGTTTGTCCCCCAGAGCGTTCCCTGCCTCCCCCTCCACCGCAGGCCCGCTCGGCGGCTTGACGTCCCCGCCGGTGGCGAAAACTCCTCCGGCCGCGGCCTCCTCTGTGCCAGTCCAACAAGGAAGGACTCTTCACTACAACCTGCGCCTCCAGGCTGATTATCCGTCGGCGCTCGGTGGAGCTCCAGGAGCGTCGACTCCACCCGTACCCAAGATGCAGGGCCCGTTAGACAGCGGCACTTTGGTGACGAACCAGCAGGGGGCGAAAGAAGCGCTGCTGCGCCACGGAGGCAACGGTTGTCAAGGCCTGCCCGCGTTAGGCAGACTCACCCAAGAAGCCAGACTACTGTCCGCATCACAGCCCACTCTGCCTCACCGCTCCTGGGCCGGATTGCAGCCTCACCCCGCTCTCCATCGGAAGGCGTCCGGCGGGAATTTGCTCGCAGCTCCTTTCCTGGCGGGGCAGTTAGCTCGAGGCGGCAGCGCAGGAATGCTAAGCTCCAACCCTGCGGTGCAACCCGTTGCAAATCTTACATCCAACGCGCCGATTCAGCCCGCTGTGTACGCCCAATGCGCCCCTCACACGAACCCCCCGCCCATCTCCGCATCTCCGCACATGACGTCCGCCGCTTCCTCTCCAAAGCAAACGCCGCCATCTGCCGTCCTTTCGCCCGCTCCCACTCCCTCATCGCCGACACCGGTGCCCTCGCAGACGCCCCGTCCAAAACCGAGTCCGAACGCGCCGTCCCGCTCGTCCTCGCCGCCTCCCTGCTCCACACCTCCCTTGGCAGGAAGCGCCCCGCCGTCGCTCGTGTCGACGCCGCGTCCCAAACCAATCGCCACTCCTTCCCCCCGCTCTTCATCACCCTCGCCCTCCTCCACCCCTCCGCCATCGTCTGTTTCCACTCCAGTTCCGCTGCCTCAAACGTTCGCACCCAAGTCGTCTCTGAGCTCTTCACTCCCGTCGCCCGCGGTTGGCGTGTCCTCGGCCCCCCCGCAAGGTGCCCGGGTCAAGCCATCCAATACGCCGCCGACCGCGTCACCGTTGTCTGGTCCCAGCCCTGTACCAACCCCGATCCCATCCCCGACTCTCACCCAGGTGGGGCGCACCCATCCGCCAACCACCCCCCAAACCGCTACTCCAACGCTAACGTCGGTCTTTTCACCAAATCCTACCCAGACACTCGCTCCGCCTTCACCGCCAACATCCAACCCTCCCCGGAGTAAATCCCCAAGTCCAACATCCTGTCTGCAGCCTTCTGTATTCAGTTCCGCCCGGACCCCCTCTTCCAGCCAGATCCCCAAACCCGCTTCCCCCCTACCCTCAAATCCTGGCTCAGTGAGCACCAGCTCCCCCACCAAAGTGCGTTTCACCGTTCACCCGGTAAAGCAAACCCATCCCGCGCTCATCCCGAGCACCACATCGGCGTTGAATCGTCCCGCAAAGTCAAACGCAGTCTCAACAAAGCCCCCCTCTTTGGCCACGACATCTCCGAGTGGCTCCGCCGCCGCACCCGCAcacccaccaaaacaaaacgcagCCACCGCAGTCGCATCGGGCCATCCCTCCAAACTCCAGTCGCCCTCGCAGGCTTCCACAGTCCCATCAACACATACAACCGCTCCGGCTAATACCCCCGCTAAGGTCGGGAAAAACGACCCCCAGCTGCCGGTGGCCAGAAAAGACTCAGAGGGACTGAGACACAAACTGCCTGCCAACATGTGA
- the LOC127600429 gene encoding potassium/sodium hyperpolarization-activated cyclic nucleotide-gated channel 1 isoform X1 has translation MDGVVGGAGTPSSAGGSGGDSLPRRNGADSKRRSKGSLPSPGYRLSQVSLEGEKASFGGDPAAPSGGRGRRLSIMSSGHPFRTAGTPTTPAPLAHPPPRSVGFAPSRPALASTSSSAGTGVMVVATGPETTTTTACNTTAAGTPETLGPSALAGFGLGLDGDDYSQSNQSTFIQRQFGAMLQPGVNKFSLRMFGSHKAVALEQERLKSAGAWIIHPYSDFRFYWDLLMLVLMMGNLIVLPVGITFFRDENTPSWIIFNVVSDTLFMVDLVLNFRTGIVKEDNTEILLDPRAIRQNYLKSWFLVDFVSSIPVDYIFLMVDSLDSEVYRTARALRIVRFTKILSLLRLLRLSRLIRYIHQWEEIFHMTYDLASAMVRIVNLIGMMLLLCHWDGCLQFLVPMLQDFPPDCWVSKNLMVNDTWGVQYSYALFKAMSHMLCIGYGAQAPEGMTDVWLTMLSMIVGATCYAMFIGHATALIQSLDSSRRQYQEKYKQVEQYMSFHKLPADVRQKIHEYYEHRFQGKMFDEENILGELSEPLKEEIVSFNCRSLVANMPLFANADPNFVTAVLTKLRFEVFQPADFIIREGTVGRKMYFIQHGRVSVLARGNKETKLSDGSYFGGDVFQGGRFFSVCTPFLIFPFAFCCLFPIPEICLLTRGRRTASVRADTYCRLYSLSVDSFNEVLEEHPMMRRAFETVAVDRLDRIGRKNSVLLRKSSQGGSLGGSMGRGGGRGGGGPGAGGGGLTAGSLGSCDSILVQQIVKHDSMPAMQDAIAAAAAGRSGVIGGSGAMSPRPRPVIWAPLVHAPLQTAAATSNVAIALMQQQQQQQQQLQQQQHPLGGTFFLPSPLISPSPSSTFPLSPPRAPVLQPLRPSVSSLIGMMTMSGMGGLSPRAFPASPSTAGPLGGLTSPPVAKTPPAAASSVPVQQGRTLHYNLRLQADYPSALGGAPGASTPPVPKMQGPLDSGTLVTNQQGAKEALLRHGGNGCQGLPALGRLTQEARLLSASQPTLPHRSWAGLQPHPALHRKASGGNLLAAPFLAGQLARGGSAGMLSSNPAVQPVANLTSNAPIQPAVYAQCAPHTNPPPISASPHMTSAASSPKQTPPSAVLSPAPTPSSPTPVPSQTPRPKPSPNAPSRSSSPPPCSTPPLAGSAPPSLVSTPRPKPIATPSPRSSSPSPSSTPPPSSVSTPVPLPQTFAPKSSLSSSLPSPAVGVSSAPPQGARVKPSNTPPTASPLSGPSPVPTPIPSPTLTQVGRTHPPTTPQTATPTLTSVFSPNPTQTLAPPSPPTSNPPRSKSPSPTSCLQPSVFSSARTPSSSQIPKPASPLPSNPGSVSTSSPTKVRFTVHPVKQTHPALIPSTTSALNRPAKSNAVSTKPPSLATTSPSGSAAAPAHPPKQNAATAVASGHPSKLQSPSQASTVPSTHTTAPANTPAKVGKNDPQLPVARKDSEGLRHKLPANM, from the exons ATggatggggtggtggggggtgcggGGACGCCCAGTAGCGCGGGAGGCTCCGGGGGTGACAGCCTCCCCCGACGTAACGGAGCCGATTCGAAGAGGCGCAGCAAGGGCAGCCTCCCCTCGCCGGGCTACAGGCTGTCCCAAGTGTCCCTAGAGGGCGAGAAGGCTTCTTTCGGGGGCgaccccgccgccccctcggGAGGACGCGGCCGCCGTCTCTCCATCATGAGCTCGGGCCACCCCTTCCGCACGGCAGGCACGCCGACCACCCCGGCGCCTCTCGCTCACCCTCCGCCCCGCTCGGTGGGATTCGCCCCCTCCCGTCCCGCCCTGGCCTCCACCTCCTCGTCGGCGGGCAcgggggtgatggtggtggcCACCGGACCGGAGACCACCACCACGACCGCGTGCAACACCACGGCGGCGGGGACGCCCGAGACGCTGGGACCGTCGGCGCTGGCCGGGTTCGGCCTGGGGCTGGACGGAGACGACTACAGCCAGTCCAACCAGAGCACCTTCATCCAGAGGCAGTTCGGAGCCATGCTGCAGCCCGGCGTCAACAAGTTTAGCCTGCGCATGTTCGGATCCCACAAGGCCGTGGCTCTGGAACAGGAACGACTCAAGTCGGCCGGAGCCTGGATCATACACCCCTACAGCGATTTCAG GTTCTACTGGGACCTGTTAATGCTGGTGTTGATGATGGGCAACTTGATCGTGCTGCCAGTGGGCATCACCTTCTTTCGTGACGAGAACACACCGTCGTGGATCATCTTCAACGTGGTGTCCGACACGCTCTTCATGGTCGACCTGGTCCTCAACTTCCGCACGGGCATCGTCAAGGAGGACAATACGGAAATACTGCTGGACCCCCG GGCCATCCGCCAGAACTACTTGAAGAGCTGGTTCCTGGTGGACTTTGTGTCCTCCATCCCTGTGGACTACATCTTCCTGATGGTGGACAGTCTGGACTCCGAGGTGTACCGGACGGCAAGGGCGTTGCGCATCGTCCGCTTCACCAAAATCCTCAGCCTGCTTCGGCTGCTGCGGCTCTCCAGACTCATACGCTACATCCACCAGTGGGAGGAG ATTTTCCACATGACGTACGACCTGGCCAGCGCCATGGTGAGAATCGTCAATCTGATCGGGATGATGCTTTTGCTGTGCCACTGGGACGGTTGCCTGCAGTTCCTGGTGCCCATGCTGCAGGACTTCCCGCCCGACTGCTGGGTCTCCAAGAACCTGATGGTG AACGACACGTGGGGCGTGCAGTACTCGTACGCCCTCTTCAAAGCCATGAGCCACATGCTGTGCATCGGCTACGGCGCCCAGGCCCCGGAGGGCATGACTGACGTGTGGCTCACCATGCTGAGTATGATCGTGGGAGCCACCTGCTACGCCATGTTCATCGGCCACGCCACCGCACTCATCCAGTCGTTGGATTCGTCACGGCGGCAATATCAGGAGAAG taCAAGCAGGTGGAGCAGTACATGTCCTTCCACAAGCTTCCCGCAGACGTGCGGCAAAAAATCCACGAGTACTATGAGCACCGCTTCCAAGGGAAAATGTTTGACGAggagaacatcctgggagagctcaGCGAGCCACTTAAAGAG GAGATCGTGAGCTTCAACTGCCGCAGCCTGGTGGCCAACATGCCTCTGTTCGCCAACGCCGACCCCAACTTTGTGACCGCCGTGCTCACCAAACTTCGCTTCGAGGTCTTCCAGCCGGCCGACTTCATCATCCGAGAAGGCACCGTCGGGAGGAAGATGTACTTCATCCAGCACGGCCGTGTCAGCGTGCTCGCCCGTGGCAACAAGGAGACCAAACTGAGCGACGGCTCTTACTTCGGAGGTGACGTCTTCCAGGGAGGAAGATTTTTTTCCGTTTGCACGcctttcttgatcttcccatttgctttttgttgcctttttccgATCCCAGAAATCTGTTTGTTGACTCGAGGGCGGAGGACGGCCAGCGTGCGTGCAGACACATATTGCCGTCTGTACTCTCTCAGTGTGGACAGCTTTAACGAGGTTCTGGAGGAGCACCCCATGATGAGGCGAGCCTTCGAGACCGTCGCTGTCGACCGATTGGACCGCATAG GCAGGAAGAACTCGGTGCTGCTACGGAAGTCATCTCAAGGAGGTTCGCTCGGGGGCAGTATGGGCCGTGGCGGCGGTCGGGGTGGCGGAGGTCCGGGAGCAGGTGGCGGGGGCCTGACAGCGGGCAGTCTGGGCTCCTGCGACAGCATTTTGGTCCAGCAGATCGTCAAGCACGACAGCATGCCGGCCATGCAGGACGCCATCGCGGCAGCCGCGGCGGGAAGAAGCGGCGTGATCGGCGGAAGTGGCGCAATGTCCCCCAGGCCCCGCCCCGTCATCTGGGCGCCACTGGTCCACGCCCCGCTGCAAACGGCCGCCGCCACCAGCAACGTGGCCATCGCCCTcatgcagcaacagcaacagcagcagcagcagctgcagcagcagcagcatccacTAGGGGGCACTTTCTTCCTGCCCTCGCCTCTTATCTCACCGTCACCCTCCTCGACGTTTCCGCTTTCGCCTCCTCGGGCTCCCGTTTTGCAACCCCTGCGCCCCTCGGTCAGCTCCCTCATCGGAATGATGACAATGAGCGGGATGGGAGGTTTGTCCCCCAGAGCGTTCCCTGCCTCCCCCTCCACCGCAGGCCCGCTCGGCGGCTTGACGTCCCCGCCGGTGGCGAAAACTCCTCCGGCCGCGGCCTCCTCTGTGCCAGTCCAACAAGGAAGGACTCTTCACTACAACCTGCGCCTCCAGGCTGATTATCCGTCGGCGCTCGGTGGAGCTCCAGGAGCGTCGACTCCACCCGTACCCAAGATGCAGGGCCCGTTAGACAGCGGCACTTTGGTGACGAACCAGCAGGGGGCGAAAGAAGCGCTGCTGCGCCACGGAGGCAACGGTTGTCAAGGCCTGCCCGCGTTAGGCAGACTCACCCAAGAAGCCAGACTACTGTCCGCATCACAGCCCACTCTGCCTCACCGCTCCTGGGCCGGATTGCAGCCTCACCCCGCTCTCCATCGGAAGGCGTCCGGCGGGAATTTGCTCGCAGCTCCTTTCCTGGCGGGGCAGTTAGCTCGAGGCGGCAGCGCAGGAATGCTAAGCTCCAACCCTGCGGTGCAACCCGTTGCAAATCTTACATCCAACGCGCCGATTCAGCCCGCTGTGTACGCCCAATGCGCCCCTCACACGAACCCCCCGCCCATCTCCGCATCTCCGCACATGACGTCCGCCGCTTCCTCTCCAAAGCAAACGCCGCCATCTGCCGTCCTTTCGCCCGCTCCCACTCCCTCATCGCCGACACCGGTGCCCTCGCAGACGCCCCGTCCAAAACCGAGTCCGAACGCGCCGTCCCGCTCGTCCTCGCCGCCTCCCTGCTCCACACCTCCCTTGGCAGGAAGCGCCCCGCCGTCGCTCGTGTCGACGCCGCGTCCCAAACCAATCGCCACTCCTTCCCCCCGCTCTTCATCACCCTCGCCCTCCTCCACCCCTCCGCCATCGTCTGTTTCCACTCCAGTTCCGCTGCCTCAAACGTTCGCACCCAAGTCGTCTCTGAGCTCTTCACTCCCGTCGCCCGCGGTTGGCGTGTCCTCGGCCCCCCCGCAAGGTGCCCGGGTCAAGCCATCCAATACGCCGCCGACCGCGTCACCGTTGTCTGGTCCCAGCCCTGTACCAACCCCGATCCCATCCCCGACTCTCACCCAGGTGGGGCGCACCCATCCGCCAACCACCCCCCAAACCGCTACTCCAACGCTAACGTCGGTCTTTTCACCAAATCCTACCCAGACACTCGCTCCGCCTTCACCGCCAACATCCAACCCTCCCCGGAGTAAATCCCCAAGTCCAACATCCTGTCTGCAGCCTTCTGTATTCAGTTCCGCCCGGACCCCCTCTTCCAGCCAGATCCCCAAACCCGCTTCCCCCCTACCCTCAAATCCTGGCTCAGTGAGCACCAGCTCCCCCACCAAAGTGCGTTTCACCGTTCACCCGGTAAAGCAAACCCATCCCGCGCTCATCCCGAGCACCACATCGGCGTTGAATCGTCCCGCAAAGTCAAACGCAGTCTCAACAAAGCCCCCCTCTTTGGCCACGACATCTCCGAGTGGCTCCGCCGCCGCACCCGCAcacccaccaaaacaaaacgcagCCACCGCAGTCGCATCGGGCCATCCCTCCAAACTCCAGTCGCCCTCGCAGGCTTCCACAGTCCCATCAACACATACAACCGCTCCGGCTAATACCCCCGCTAAGGTCGGGAAAAACGACCCCCAGCTGCCGGTGGCCAGAAAAGACTCAGAGGGACTGAGACACAAACTGCCTGCCAACATGTGA